In a genomic window of Vibrio gigantis:
- a CDS encoding ABC transporter permease: MIKLNPLTLKQIKRFKQIKRGYWSLIILSVMLLLSLFAEALINSKALVVRYQGEYYFPIVSDVYSGKTFGLESSGEANYRLLQLALKDKNNGDFAILPLVPWNPYEQDFSGEYPPHAPSAYSKHYLGTDVIGRDILARLVYGFRTAMGFALITMVIAYSIGVTIGCAMGFFGGKFDLIVQRVIETWSMVPFLYVIMILVSIAQPTFMLFVLINVTFGWMGITWYMRTMTYRESAREYVLAAKALGASTARILFNHILPNTMVMIVTLAPFTIAANITALTALDYLGLGLIPPTPSWGELLQQGKSNLDSPWIVGSVVTAIVSVLVMVTFIGEAIRTAFDPKKYTVYR; this comes from the coding sequence ATGATTAAACTAAATCCGTTGACGCTAAAGCAGATCAAGCGATTCAAACAGATAAAGCGTGGATACTGGTCGCTGATTATTCTATCTGTAATGTTATTACTGTCTCTTTTCGCTGAAGCATTGATCAATAGTAAGGCTTTGGTGGTGCGTTATCAGGGGGAATATTACTTTCCAATTGTATCTGATGTTTACTCAGGTAAGACATTTGGATTGGAATCTTCGGGAGAGGCAAACTATCGACTGCTTCAATTAGCGCTTAAAGATAAAAACAATGGTGACTTTGCGATTCTGCCTTTGGTGCCTTGGAATCCGTACGAACAAGACTTTTCCGGCGAATACCCGCCGCATGCTCCAAGTGCTTACTCAAAGCACTATTTAGGTACCGACGTAATTGGTAGGGACATCTTAGCTCGACTGGTTTATGGGTTTCGAACCGCAATGGGATTTGCCCTGATAACTATGGTCATTGCATACAGTATTGGTGTCACTATTGGCTGTGCGATGGGTTTCTTTGGTGGCAAGTTTGACCTAATTGTTCAGAGAGTCATTGAGACTTGGTCGATGGTTCCATTCCTCTACGTGATTATGATTTTGGTCTCGATAGCGCAACCAACATTCATGTTGTTTGTATTGATCAATGTGACCTTTGGTTGGATGGGCATTACTTGGTACATGCGAACGATGACGTACAGAGAATCTGCTCGAGAGTATGTGCTAGCTGCAAAGGCGCTAGGAGCATCAACAGCAAGAATCCTCTTCAATCATATTTTACCCAACACGATGGTTATGATCGTCACTCTGGCGCCTTTTACTATTGCAGCCAACATCACCGCATTAACGGCACTGGACTACTTAGGTTTAGGCCTTATTCCGCCGACCCCTAGTTGGGGAGAGCTTCTTCAACAAGGCAAGTCGAATCTCGATTCGCCATGGATTGTTGGCTCTGTTGTGACGGCAATTGTGAGTGTTTTGGTCATGGTTACATTCATTGGTGAAGCCATAAGAACGGCCTTTGATCCAAAAAAATATACAGTTTATAGATAG
- the yejF gene encoding microcin C ABC transporter ATP-binding protein YejF, giving the protein MTSNTTPASPVLTIDKLSVGFGRKNSIEQVTQDVSLEIYKGETLALVGESGSGKSVTANSILKLLPKGSSHYLNGKINFSGTDILSCSERQLRGIRGGRIGMIFQEPMVSLNPLHRVGKQLVETLAIHRGMRTNKAQALAIEWLSKVGIRYPEQKISAYPHELSGGERQRVMIAMALINEPELLIADEPTTALDVSVQAQILDLLKDLQQELGMAMLFITHDLSIVRKIADRVAVMKDGRLVESNDCQTLFNAPTHPYTQKLINSDPKGLPVPVSPDSKPLLDVEQLRVWFPITGGLFKRTISHVKAVTDMEFTLKKGHSIGLVGESGSGKSTTGMAILKLVDSEGSITYANEQIQGLDRKQMLPFRSRMQVVFQDPFSALNPRMSVAQVIGEGLLVHQQLDEHELDQRICEVMKEVDLDPETRHRYPNEFSGGQRQRIAIARALILKPEFILLDEPTSSLDRTVQAQVLDLLKSLQEKYGLTYLFISHDLNVVKSLCHYTIVMKAGEVIEKGDTETLFGNPQHEYTKQLVSLSNVGGV; this is encoded by the coding sequence ATGACTTCAAATACAACGCCTGCTTCTCCAGTTTTGACCATAGATAAACTGTCTGTAGGTTTCGGGCGAAAAAACTCGATAGAACAAGTGACGCAAGATGTCTCTTTAGAAATATACAAAGGTGAAACGCTCGCGCTGGTAGGCGAGAGTGGTTCCGGTAAATCGGTCACGGCTAATTCGATTTTAAAGCTGTTACCAAAAGGTTCATCTCATTACTTAAACGGTAAGATCAATTTCTCTGGCACCGATATTCTGAGTTGTTCTGAAAGACAGCTACGTGGGATTCGTGGTGGTCGTATCGGCATGATCTTCCAAGAGCCTATGGTGTCGCTTAATCCGCTTCATCGAGTCGGAAAACAGCTGGTTGAAACCCTAGCGATTCACCGTGGTATGCGAACCAATAAAGCTCAAGCTTTGGCTATTGAATGGCTTTCTAAGGTTGGTATTCGTTATCCAGAACAAAAGATATCGGCTTACCCACATGAGTTGTCTGGCGGTGAACGTCAACGCGTGATGATTGCAATGGCACTCATCAACGAACCTGAGCTACTCATTGCTGATGAGCCGACTACGGCGTTGGATGTATCGGTACAAGCGCAGATCCTTGATCTTCTCAAAGACTTACAGCAAGAACTCGGTATGGCGATGCTCTTCATTACCCATGACTTAAGTATCGTCCGTAAGATTGCCGATAGAGTCGCGGTAATGAAAGATGGTCGCTTAGTTGAAAGTAACGATTGCCAAACATTGTTCAACGCACCAACTCACCCTTACACGCAAAAGCTCATTAACTCTGATCCTAAAGGCTTACCTGTTCCTGTATCACCAGATAGCAAGCCTCTACTCGATGTGGAGCAACTTCGAGTTTGGTTCCCGATCACGGGCGGTTTATTCAAGCGTACGATTTCGCACGTCAAAGCCGTTACCGATATGGAGTTTACCTTGAAAAAGGGGCACTCAATCGGTCTAGTAGGTGAGAGTGGCTCTGGTAAATCAACAACCGGAATGGCGATATTAAAGCTGGTGGATAGCGAAGGGTCGATTACCTACGCGAATGAACAAATTCAAGGTTTAGACCGCAAACAAATGCTGCCGTTTCGAAGCCGTATGCAAGTGGTGTTTCAAGATCCATTCTCTGCACTAAACCCAAGAATGTCAGTCGCTCAGGTGATTGGTGAGGGTTTGTTAGTTCATCAACAATTGGATGAGCATGAGCTCGACCAACGCATCTGTGAAGTAATGAAAGAGGTCGACCTCGATCCTGAGACTCGCCATCGTTATCCGAATGAGTTTTCTGGCGGTCAAAGGCAGCGTATTGCGATTGCGCGTGCTTTGATTCTTAAGCCAGAGTTTATCTTGTTAGATGAACCTACGTCCTCACTAGACAGAACGGTTCAAGCACAAGTTTTAGACTTACTGAAATCACTTCAAGAGAAGTACGGCCTAACCTATCTATTCATCAGCCATGATTTGAATGTCGTGAAATCTTTGTGTCACTACACCATAGTGATGAAAGCCGGTGAGGTGATAGAGAAGGGCGATACAGAGACTTTGTTTGGTAATCCGCAACATGAATACACTAAGCAACTGGTTAGCCTTTCTAACGTCGGTGGTGTGTAG
- a CDS encoding ABC transporter permease subunit yields the protein MIAYLLKRFVLVVPTFLGITILIFAITRFVPGGPVERMLANMQPQGDGGGASSLVGQNSALSEDQLADLNKFYGLDKPVTEAYIEWLIRLVHFDLGESTRYYEPVSDMIFERLPVSVMYGGVTFFISYFISIPLGYFKAMKHGSVFDSASSIMIFVGYALPGYVVGVLLITFFSYHLEWFPMGGFVDDDFDDFNTFSEQITDILWHAVLPLFCYLIGDFATLTMTMKNNLMENLSSDYIRTAIAKGLPFREAIRKHALRNSLIPIASHFGNSLLFFMTGSFLIEVIFDINGIGLLGYESIVERDYPVVMGIVAINACILLLGNILSDVCVALVDPRVKFGA from the coding sequence ATGATTGCATATTTATTGAAACGTTTTGTTTTAGTTGTACCTACGTTTCTTGGTATTACGATTTTGATATTCGCGATTACGCGTTTTGTCCCTGGAGGCCCTGTTGAGAGGATGCTGGCTAATATGCAGCCTCAAGGGGATGGTGGTGGCGCGTCTAGTCTCGTTGGCCAAAATTCAGCTCTGTCTGAAGATCAGCTAGCCGATCTTAATAAATTCTATGGGTTAGATAAGCCAGTTACTGAAGCCTATATTGAGTGGCTAATTCGTTTGGTTCATTTTGACCTAGGGGAATCGACTCGCTACTACGAACCTGTCAGTGACATGATTTTTGAGCGCCTACCTGTCTCCGTTATGTACGGCGGTGTGACCTTTTTCATTAGCTATTTCATCTCAATCCCGCTTGGCTACTTTAAGGCCATGAAGCATGGAAGCGTTTTTGATTCTGCCTCATCAATCATGATTTTTGTCGGTTATGCCTTACCGGGATATGTGGTCGGCGTGCTTCTTATTACGTTTTTCAGTTATCACCTAGAGTGGTTCCCAATGGGGGGCTTTGTTGATGATGACTTCGACGACTTCAATACTTTCTCAGAACAAATTACTGATATTTTGTGGCATGCGGTCTTACCTTTGTTTTGTTACTTAATAGGTGACTTTGCGACCTTAACTATGACCATGAAGAATAATTTGATGGAAAACTTATCGTCAGATTACATTCGTACCGCTATCGCTAAAGGTTTGCCTTTCAGAGAGGCGATTCGTAAACACGCACTACGCAATAGTTTAATTCCAATCGCTAGCCACTTTGGCAACTCTCTTCTTTTCTTCATGACGGGCTCTTTCTTAATTGAGGTCATTTTCGATATTAATGGCATAGGCCTGCTTGGTTATGAATCCATTGTAGAAAGAGATTACCCAGTGGTTATGGGTATTGTCGCAATCAACGCCTGCATATTGCTACTTGGCAATATCTTGTCTGATGTCTGCGTTGCATTGGTTGATCCTAGAGTGAAGTTTGGAGCTTGA
- a CDS encoding ABC transporter ATP-binding protein, translating into MSEVIRIEGLEQHFLSGKNLFKKGYVIKAVDGVSFSLKQGETLGLVGESGCGKSTLGRTLLKLYEPSAGKIFFEGEDITHYSTKRMRPLRREMQIVFQDPLESLNQRHTVGGILEEPFIIHGIGSKKERKKWVLELLDKIGLPHSAVTRYPHEFSGGQRQRIGIARAIALKPKLLVCDESVSALDVSVQAQILNLLLKIQKEMNLSIIFISHDLSVVKHISDNVVVMKKGKIIESGSVEDVYKNPKEDYTKTLLASIPITHPSQRNKIKTTKLAKQA; encoded by the coding sequence ATGTCAGAAGTGATTAGAATTGAAGGGCTTGAGCAGCACTTTCTATCAGGTAAAAACCTATTTAAGAAAGGTTATGTAATCAAAGCTGTTGACGGTGTTTCATTTTCATTAAAGCAAGGCGAGACGTTAGGTCTGGTTGGAGAGTCTGGCTGTGGGAAAAGTACGCTTGGTAGAACATTACTCAAATTGTATGAACCATCAGCTGGAAAGATCTTTTTTGAAGGGGAAGACATCACCCATTACAGCACAAAAAGAATGCGTCCACTTCGTAGAGAGATGCAGATTGTATTTCAGGATCCTTTAGAGTCGTTGAATCAGAGGCATACAGTAGGTGGAATACTCGAAGAACCTTTTATTATTCATGGCATTGGTTCGAAGAAAGAACGAAAGAAGTGGGTTTTAGAACTGCTCGATAAGATCGGATTACCTCACTCTGCTGTAACCCGCTATCCGCATGAGTTTTCAGGAGGGCAAAGGCAGCGTATAGGCATAGCAAGAGCAATAGCATTAAAGCCAAAGTTATTAGTTTGCGATGAGTCAGTATCGGCATTAGATGTTTCGGTACAAGCTCAGATACTAAATCTATTGTTGAAAATACAAAAAGAGATGAACCTTTCCATTATTTTCATTTCACATGATCTCTCTGTTGTTAAGCACATTTCAGATAATGTGGTTGTAATGAAAAAGGGTAAAATAATTGAGTCTGGAAGTGTGGAAGATGTTTATAAAAATCCAAAAGAAGATTATACAAAAACTTTATTGGCGTCGATTCCAATTACGCATCCATCTCAAAGGAATAAAATAAAAACAACGAAGTTAGCTAAACAGGCTTAA
- a CDS encoding ABC transporter ATP-binding protein — MNQDIVLKVRDLEAEFSTDEGIVKILKGVSFDVKSGQTLGLVGESGSGKSVTSMSIMGLLPKPYGKVTAGKIIYRDTDLTEVPEHEMHKMRGNRISIIFQDPMTALNPVQTIGKQIVEVLDLHHSQMSKSEKREYAIGLLEKVEIPMPILRFKEYPHSLSGGMRQRVMIAIALACKPDILICDEPTTALDVTVQASILELIRELQEETGMAVIFITHDLGVVAEICDEVAVMYDGRIVEHAEIFELFDHPKHPYTKRLLSLIPDLNVEPKQTIQINPIDLNEFPEYKGN, encoded by the coding sequence ATGAACCAAGATATTGTATTAAAAGTTCGCGACTTAGAAGCAGAGTTCAGTACTGATGAAGGCATCGTCAAGATACTGAAAGGTGTGTCTTTTGACGTGAAATCTGGTCAAACACTGGGTTTGGTTGGGGAGTCGGGTAGTGGGAAGAGCGTAACCTCTATGTCTATTATGGGACTGCTTCCTAAGCCTTATGGAAAGGTCACGGCTGGAAAAATAATTTATCGTGATACAGACCTTACAGAGGTGCCTGAACACGAGATGCACAAGATGCGTGGCAATCGTATTTCAATTATTTTCCAAGACCCTATGACGGCCTTGAATCCTGTTCAGACAATTGGCAAGCAGATTGTCGAGGTTTTGGATTTGCACCACAGCCAGATGTCTAAGTCTGAAAAGAGAGAGTACGCAATTGGTTTACTTGAGAAAGTTGAAATTCCAATGCCGATACTACGTTTCAAAGAGTACCCTCATAGCCTGTCTGGTGGGATGCGACAAAGGGTAATGATAGCGATAGCGCTTGCATGTAAGCCTGACATCTTGATATGTGATGAGCCGACGACCGCATTAGATGTGACGGTCCAAGCATCCATTTTGGAATTAATCAGAGAGCTTCAAGAAGAGACCGGGATGGCAGTGATCTTTATCACTCATGATCTAGGTGTTGTCGCGGAAATTTGCGATGAAGTTGCTGTGATGTATGACGGACGTATTGTTGAGCATGCAGAGATATTCGAGCTCTTTGATCACCCAAAGCATCCGTACACAAAAAGACTCCTAAGTTTAATTCCAGATCTCAATGTCGAGCCGAAACAAACCATTCAAATCAACCCAATTGATTTGAATGAATTCCCAGAATACAAGGGGAATTGA
- a CDS encoding extracellular solute-binding protein, whose protein sequence is MYRYGLFALLLSFLAQAQQTPNNLEWQSNWDDPVFASEEAKRGGTLRSFMASFPQTLRSVGPDANSGIRFYLMDGTPKLAQRHPNTDNWIPQLANEWAFGDDHKTVYFKLNPDAKWSDGLPVTADDYLFMLTYYRSRDIIDPWYNDFFRNSIETVKKFDDYTISITMAEPKSNDELMALINMPSHGVQPRPQHHFVGINDENNDGMDDNFVRKYNFKSEPTTSPYYISKVNKGRSITFSHVGANWWGYGNKYYKNRFNVEKLRIKVIRDSDIARKHFEKGKLDTFAMVQPQLWHEKTNSEPFNHGFIQKFWGFNQKPQGAGGLWINTSMPLLNDINVRKGITYATDFDGMIKNVLRGDYSRKPHAMGFGHGKYDLEGVEPPPFRPELAIGYFESAGFDRIGSDGIRMNANGVRLSFKITYGYNIWTPRIAYLKEQAKLAGLELDLNLVDGSAAFKFILEKKHQLAFLNMGGGEIPAYKEYFHSTNANRPQTNNHTNFSSPELDQKIEAFISEFDMERKQQLSQNIQRKIKDAYVIVPGYMVPYTRDAYWRWIKFPKNPMTKKTGAMFNILDTSNFWIDTDLKEETQLASKEGKAYPPITIIDDRYKL, encoded by the coding sequence ATGTACAGATACGGACTATTCGCTTTGTTGTTGAGTTTTCTAGCTCAAGCACAGCAAACACCAAATAACTTGGAATGGCAAAGTAATTGGGATGATCCCGTTTTTGCTTCTGAAGAGGCCAAGCGTGGCGGTACTTTGCGTAGCTTTATGGCTAGTTTCCCACAAACGTTACGTTCAGTCGGACCTGATGCGAATTCTGGTATTCGTTTCTATTTAATGGATGGCACGCCTAAATTGGCACAGCGACATCCAAATACCGATAATTGGATTCCGCAATTGGCGAATGAATGGGCATTTGGAGACGATCACAAGACGGTCTATTTCAAATTGAACCCTGATGCAAAGTGGTCGGACGGATTGCCGGTAACTGCTGATGATTATTTGTTTATGCTTACTTATTATCGCTCAAGAGACATTATCGATCCTTGGTATAACGATTTTTTCCGGAACAGCATCGAGACAGTGAAAAAGTTCGATGATTACACCATCAGTATCACAATGGCAGAGCCAAAAAGTAATGATGAGTTGATGGCGCTTATCAATATGCCAAGCCATGGTGTGCAGCCACGACCACAACATCATTTTGTTGGCATCAATGATGAGAACAACGACGGAATGGATGACAACTTTGTACGTAAATACAATTTTAAGTCAGAGCCAACAACGTCACCCTATTACATCTCGAAAGTGAACAAGGGCCGCAGTATCACGTTTTCTCATGTTGGCGCGAACTGGTGGGGCTACGGGAATAAATATTATAAGAATCGTTTTAACGTCGAGAAGCTTCGTATCAAGGTGATTCGCGATAGTGATATTGCACGTAAGCACTTTGAAAAAGGAAAGTTAGACACGTTTGCGATGGTACAGCCTCAACTGTGGCATGAGAAAACCAACTCAGAACCTTTTAATCATGGTTTTATACAGAAATTCTGGGGCTTTAATCAAAAGCCACAAGGCGCTGGCGGTTTATGGATCAATACATCCATGCCACTGCTGAACGACATTAATGTTCGGAAAGGCATCACGTACGCGACTGATTTCGACGGCATGATCAAAAACGTGTTACGAGGCGATTACTCTAGAAAACCTCATGCTATGGGGTTTGGACACGGTAAATATGATTTGGAAGGTGTCGAACCGCCACCGTTTAGACCTGAACTTGCCATTGGTTATTTTGAATCTGCAGGATTCGATCGTATCGGCTCTGATGGTATCCGAATGAATGCTAATGGGGTTCGTTTGAGTTTCAAGATTACGTATGGCTACAACATTTGGACACCAAGAATTGCCTATCTAAAAGAGCAAGCGAAGTTAGCTGGTTTAGAGCTCGACTTAAACCTTGTCGATGGTTCTGCTGCATTCAAATTTATTCTCGAGAAAAAGCACCAGCTTGCTTTTCTTAATATGGGCGGAGGGGAGATACCAGCTTACAAAGAGTATTTTCACTCGACAAATGCCAACCGTCCTCAAACTAATAACCATACAAATTTCAGTTCACCAGAGCTAGATCAAAAAATTGAGGCGTTTATTTCTGAGTTTGATATGGAAAGAAAACAGCAGCTATCTCAGAACATCCAAAGAAAAATAAAGGATGCGTATGTGATTGTGCCTGGCTATATGGTGCCCTATACGCGAGATGCCTACTGGCGTTGGATTAAGTTCCCAAAGAACCCAATGACGAAGAAGACTGGCGCTATGTTTAATATTTTAGATACCAGTAATTTCTGGATTGATACAGACCTAAAAGAAGAAACTCAGTTGGCTTCTAAAGAAGGTAAGGCGTATCCACCTATCACCATCATTGATGACAGATATAAGCTCTAA